One window from the genome of uncultured Cohaesibacter sp. encodes:
- the phaP gene encoding TIGR01841 family phasin (Members of this family are phasins (small proteins associated with inclusions such as PHA granules). Note that several different families of phasins have been named PhaP despite very little sequence similarity to each other.), with protein sequence MTVAPKKTPIKRTAAKTATASAPVKKEAPADAVAKPVAEAEAKVTATAEAPKAKAAPEAAEVAASIAYTQFDLSSLFMPDAARELAEKSIASARDGYEKSREAFEDQKASIETSINSATASARDLNKKTLEAANEAMTSGFSLMTDMLAAKTVSEAIELQTAFASKQFETMTAQGRDFQETMSKSFEDITAPFKTAADKTMAMFKTH encoded by the coding sequence ATGACAGTCGCTCCCAAGAAGACACCTATTAAACGCACTGCTGCCAAGACGGCGACCGCATCCGCACCTGTCAAGAAAGAGGCACCTGCTGACGCTGTTGCCAAACCTGTGGCCGAGGCTGAGGCAAAGGTAACGGCGACCGCCGAGGCACCCAAAGCCAAAGCGGCACCAGAGGCAGCAGAAGTCGCTGCTTCGATTGCCTATACGCAGTTTGATCTTTCCAGCCTCTTCATGCCGGATGCCGCCCGTGAACTCGCCGAAAAATCGATCGCTTCAGCTCGCGACGGCTATGAGAAATCACGTGAGGCATTTGAAGACCAGAAGGCCTCGATTGAGACCAGCATCAACTCTGCGACAGCCAGCGCAAGGGACCTCAACAAGAAGACCCTTGAGGCTGCCAATGAGGCCATGACTAGCGGCTTCTCGCTGATGACCGACATGCTGGCCGCCAAGACAGTCAGCGAAGCCATCGAGCTTCAGACCGCCTTTGCCAGCAAGCAGTTTGAAACCATGACTGCGCAGGGCAGGGACTTTCAGGAAACGATGTCCAAGTCTTTCGAGGACATCACTGCACCGTTCAAGACTGCGGCCGACAAGACCATGGCCATGTTCAAGACCCACTGA
- a CDS encoding flagellin, with amino-acid sequence MSMRVATFNQMSSVLELAMNTQARLAEVQEQEASGLVSSDYGGLETDAGTVVDLSVTIARSNSLIDSAELIASRTEMISAALTEISDLLTNMRVAVNAVTSDEYLAELQTQAESYLEELSSILNTQYAGRYLFGGGETESEPVDISSYLATDLTTVNTDYYLGDSYIQTCRLGTDLSIDYGVTADSEGIEMAMRALSYIANSTTLSTDDLSDLSDLLVEAQDEVLALVTISGNATNRIENFIDSESSYVAELEEIAAGMTSVDIAEAAVEASAYETQLQASYSAISVLTDLSLIDYLNL; translated from the coding sequence ATGAGCATGCGCGTTGCCACATTCAACCAGATGTCATCTGTGCTTGAGCTTGCGATGAATACGCAGGCTCGCCTGGCAGAGGTTCAGGAACAGGAAGCAAGCGGCCTTGTCTCCAGTGACTATGGCGGGCTCGAGACCGACGCCGGAACGGTTGTCGATCTCAGCGTAACCATTGCCAGATCCAACTCCCTGATTGATTCCGCCGAATTGATTGCCAGCCGCACCGAGATGATTTCCGCGGCTCTCACAGAGATCAGTGATCTGCTCACCAACATGCGTGTGGCGGTGAACGCAGTTACGTCCGATGAATATCTCGCGGAATTGCAGACGCAGGCAGAATCTTATCTCGAAGAGCTTTCGAGTATTCTCAACACCCAATATGCCGGGCGATATCTGTTTGGTGGTGGAGAAACCGAGTCCGAACCAGTAGACATTTCCAGCTATTTGGCAACCGACCTGACCACGGTGAACACTGACTATTATCTGGGTGACAGCTATATTCAGACTTGTCGTCTGGGCACCGATCTGAGCATCGATTACGGTGTCACGGCCGATAGCGAAGGCATCGAGATGGCGATGCGAGCCCTGTCCTACATCGCCAACTCGACAACCCTGTCGACAGACGATCTCTCTGATCTTTCGGATCTGCTTGTGGAAGCGCAGGACGAGGTGCTTGCGCTCGTCACGATCAGCGGCAACGCAACAAACCGGATCGAGAATTTCATCGACAGCGAATCCTCCTATGTGGCAGAGCTCGAGGAGATTGCTGCCGGCATGACGTCGGTTGATATCGCAGAAGCGGCGGTCGAGGCATCGGCCTATGAGACGCAGTTGCAGGCGAGCTATTCAGCAATCAGTGTTCTGACAGATCTGAGCCTTATCGACTATCTAAATCTCTAG
- the amt gene encoding ammonium transporter, with translation MKKTSVFFAILGGVCLTPSIVWAGDVESLAANLDLTWVMAASALVMFMQAGFLLLEAGMVRSKNSINVAQKNLLDFVFSVAAFSIAGFMIAFGPSGSFMLGFDWDYFGLSNVTSYEAGFFVFQVMFCGTAATIVSGAVAERMRLSAYIIGSIFLSALIYPAFVHWAWGTALRPNEGAFLANLGFIDFAGSTVVHATGGWVALAACIVLGPRWGRFDADGKPVRLAGHSPVLATTGGLLLFIGWLGFNGGSTLKAGSEVAFIILNTILAGGFGTVAGHILGYFHDGYYLPEKAMTGMLGGLVAVTAGCAVLTPFGAIVIGIVGGCVAILANQILEEKFKIDDAVGAIGAHAFAGVVGTIGLALLAPASQFEHGRLHQLYVQVFGSGVNFILAFGLGFAFFFLLSRLSSLRASEEEEKVGLNITEHATRIGVGHVESALEKLLSGKRNFAQRLPLVAGDEAENLTNLFNNLMANLETEHRQLSELELLKAKSAEAERIAALSNATFEGIAMHQNGLVVDGNQQLADLLGYRIDEVVGKSILDYMDDETKVIMQQAIAENWSHNYEARLLAKSGESIPVAIRGRIIDYKGETVRIACFVDLRERKAAEQNIRLMAQHDSLTGLANRSLFNERLEIAVSNARDSSCTALILIDLDRFKNVNDVHGHQAGDFVIKETAKRLKAIAGENSTVARLGGDEFAIIQNGLHFANQAADTGHRIVAEMSIPIPIDENATALIGASVGIALCPEHGTNAEMLFSRADIALYHSKNTGRNVSNMFRPGLNALMEQRRALQADLENALERGEFELYYQPRACAQTLSIDAYEALLRWKHPVRGLVSPAEFIPVAEASGMIIDIDAWVFRQACIASTTDLKGAHISINISPLQFQQKDLVHKIEAILKETGADPSRLELELTEGMLIEDDARGLSVMKLLKKLGLSLALDDFGTGYSSLSYLSKYPFDTIKIDRGFVANLGQEDNAVAIMNAIIGLGTGLGMKIVAEGVETAEEAVFLRSNGCDQLQGYLIGKPMPIDLLIDKVAKQDADAIKAIDLLMETEGQVAALQTILGQVEDVASSEPEEFEEPRKIG, from the coding sequence ATGAAAAAAACATCGGTATTTTTTGCAATCCTTGGAGGCGTCTGTCTGACACCTTCCATTGTCTGGGCTGGTGATGTTGAGAGTTTGGCTGCAAACCTTGATCTGACATGGGTCATGGCTGCTTCCGCTCTGGTCATGTTCATGCAGGCAGGTTTTTTGCTTCTTGAAGCAGGCATGGTGAGATCGAAGAACTCCATCAATGTCGCTCAGAAGAACCTGCTCGATTTTGTTTTCTCAGTCGCGGCTTTCTCCATTGCCGGATTTATGATCGCCTTTGGTCCGTCCGGTTCCTTTATGCTCGGCTTTGACTGGGACTATTTCGGGCTGAGCAATGTCACATCCTATGAGGCCGGCTTTTTTGTCTTTCAGGTGATGTTCTGCGGCACGGCTGCAACGATCGTCTCCGGAGCGGTCGCCGAGCGGATGCGCCTGTCTGCCTATATCATCGGCTCAATCTTTCTGTCGGCGCTCATCTATCCGGCCTTTGTACACTGGGCCTGGGGGACAGCGCTGCGTCCCAATGAAGGGGCCTTTCTTGCCAATCTCGGTTTCATCGACTTCGCGGGTTCAACGGTCGTTCATGCCACTGGTGGCTGGGTTGCCCTAGCCGCCTGCATCGTGCTTGGCCCGCGCTGGGGCCGGTTTGATGCCGACGGCAAGCCCGTCCGTCTTGCCGGGCACAGTCCGGTTCTGGCGACAACGGGAGGCTTGCTCCTGTTTATCGGATGGCTTGGCTTCAACGGCGGCTCGACCCTGAAGGCCGGTAGCGAAGTCGCCTTCATCATCCTCAACACCATTCTCGCCGGTGGTTTCGGCACCGTGGCCGGGCACATTCTCGGCTATTTCCATGATGGTTACTATCTGCCCGAAAAGGCGATGACCGGCATGCTTGGCGGTCTTGTGGCTGTCACCGCAGGCTGTGCAGTCCTCACCCCGTTCGGGGCAATCGTCATCGGGATTGTCGGCGGCTGCGTCGCCATCCTAGCGAACCAGATTTTGGAAGAAAAATTCAAGATCGATGATGCGGTCGGTGCCATCGGTGCCCATGCCTTTGCTGGTGTTGTTGGCACAATCGGGCTGGCGTTGCTTGCGCCAGCATCCCAATTCGAACACGGTCGCCTGCATCAGCTCTATGTGCAGGTTTTCGGTTCCGGCGTGAACTTCATTCTTGCCTTTGGACTCGGCTTCGCGTTTTTCTTCCTTCTCAGCCGCCTCTCAAGCCTTCGGGCTTCGGAAGAAGAGGAGAAGGTTGGCCTCAACATCACCGAGCATGCAACACGCATCGGGGTCGGCCACGTCGAGAGTGCGCTGGAAAAGCTGCTGTCCGGAAAACGCAATTTTGCCCAGAGGTTGCCCTTGGTCGCCGGTGATGAAGCGGAGAACCTGACCAACCTGTTCAATAACCTGATGGCCAATCTGGAAACCGAACACCGGCAACTGAGCGAACTTGAGCTGCTCAAGGCCAAGTCTGCGGAAGCCGAACGGATTGCTGCCCTGTCGAACGCCACATTCGAAGGCATCGCCATGCATCAGAATGGTTTGGTGGTCGATGGCAACCAGCAACTTGCCGATCTGCTGGGCTATCGCATTGATGAGGTCGTCGGCAAGTCCATCCTCGACTATATGGATGATGAGACAAAGGTCATCATGCAACAGGCCATCGCCGAGAACTGGAGCCACAATTATGAGGCACGGTTGCTGGCGAAAAGTGGTGAGTCCATTCCCGTTGCGATCAGAGGCCGCATCATTGACTACAAGGGTGAAACGGTCAGGATTGCCTGTTTTGTCGATCTGCGCGAACGCAAGGCCGCGGAACAGAATATCCGCCTGATGGCCCAGCATGATTCTCTCACGGGTCTCGCCAACCGCTCCTTGTTCAACGAACGGCTCGAAATTGCGGTGAGCAACGCCAGAGACAGCAGCTGCACAGCGTTGATCCTGATTGACCTTGATCGCTTCAAGAATGTCAACGATGTGCACGGCCATCAGGCCGGGGACTTTGTCATCAAGGAAACCGCCAAGCGCCTGAAGGCAATTGCCGGTGAGAACAGCACGGTCGCCCGTTTGGGTGGCGACGAGTTCGCCATCATCCAGAATGGCCTGCATTTTGCCAATCAGGCTGCTGACACCGGCCACAGGATCGTCGCCGAAATGTCGATCCCCATTCCCATCGATGAGAATGCGACAGCGCTGATCGGCGCCAGTGTTGGGATCGCCCTATGCCCGGAGCATGGCACCAACGCCGAGATGCTCTTCTCCCGAGCCGATATTGCGCTCTACCATTCCAAGAACACCGGGCGCAACGTCTCGAACATGTTCAGGCCAGGTCTCAATGCACTGATGGAACAACGCCGGGCTCTGCAGGCGGATCTGGAAAATGCACTGGAGCGGGGCGAGTTCGAGCTCTACTACCAGCCAAGGGCCTGTGCCCAGACACTGTCCATTGACGCCTACGAGGCACTTCTGCGCTGGAAGCATCCGGTGCGCGGGCTGGTAAGCCCTGCGGAATTCATCCCGGTTGCCGAAGCCAGCGGCATGATCATCGATATCGATGCATGGGTGTTCAGACAGGCCTGTATCGCTTCAACAACCGATCTCAAGGGCGCCCACATCAGCATCAACATCAGCCCCCTGCAATTCCAGCAGAAGGATCTGGTGCACAAGATCGAGGCTATCCTCAAGGAGACCGGGGCGGATCCGTCTCGCCTCGAACTGGAACTGACCGAAGGGATGCTGATCGAGGACGACGCCCGTGGCCTCTCGGTGATGAAACTGCTCAAGAAGTTGGGTCTGTCGCTGGCACTTGATGACTTCGGAACCGGCTATTCCTCCTTGTCCTATCTCTCCAAATACCCGTTTGACACGATCAAGATCGACCGCGGCTTTGTTGCCAACCTCGGGCAGGAAGACAATGCGGTGGCGATCATGAATGCGATCATCGGCCTTGGCACCGGGCTCGGCATGAAAATCGTTGCCGAAGGTGTGGAAACCGCCGAGGAAGCAGTTTTCCTCCGGAGCAATGGCTGCGATCAGCTGCAGGGCTATCTGATTGGCAAACCGATGCCGATAGATCTGTTGATCGACAAGGTCGCCAAACAGGATGCGGACGCGATCAAGGCCATTGATCTGCTGATGGAAACAGAGGGGCAGGTCGCAGCCCTTCAGACCATTCTTGGACAGGTTGAGGATGTAGCCTCTTCCGAGCCGGAAGAATTTGAAGAGCCAAGAAAGATCGGCTGA
- a CDS encoding ATP-binding protein — protein sequence MSISQPSSLAMPFLTLTAHPAIGAVLLDSRPAWVWNGEGNRILWSNRAGLDFFEVRSMHALLDRQFGDVHPARRHLARLARNAQADAPILDRLRFFLGDTTVTTSCLCKKLRVEGETVLLVIATEANRREEPHEERAKSLVTALAADGAIAAAFVNPDGHPWASAGEETEGLSAYWQALFRDQGRLHVMIAESNTPLRLAACTIVAEDAQGDHEARDRGYKGEQPQPLAALVRIGEQQDRHYLVLLHRPDTLDEQMAENLHLLTSELGGDDDAGGEPEGLSDREAVSLFPDIFHADARTPHADEPDLQHDSDMHPFLSDSPTKSFPGSENVKPGVSSVPSSEDRSQSSSGNVTNVVSLAPEAPKPSEESHAFDRNGGPYHFIWESDEVGRFSLVSDDLAKAVGAGHADIVGKDWPEISGWLNMDPDQKIAHAFESRDTWAGVTVHWPVEGHPLLVPVELTGLPVFGRYHGFQGFRGFGICHVDQALSGEFDEEIGKNTVNERLENTGTPQFAVTHELLSDDLLQAARAAVATTEAVISPAQGNGLEDNEDHRAEDEGTPVSEDRKDPLEETAKADDTAFDAETGDTDHPAAKRLSLPRNPYDLVTSLLQPPEPDSEEEQLQAPDPGQDDASEVVSKDEPLALSIGERSAFDSIAAVLKNNARPRLDDSDDMDDDYEELETFDDLGEDYEDEFEPDDTLTAVTALSEEAASLMQEPDAYVEPAQTTEPDGAVEIETAQQPDHIHEAESVVETVPQPPVHDDSILPTSSKQETRRDSVLRSAASAAFREIMALDPTFKSLRERTASRHEPEPDTHSEPETAAVIDEQPEGDMAAPLLDAPVESETRDDLETEFDAAQVQADLDEGTKELQDEVSLTEPDAELIEPEGIEEPVEETPADQETFADEPKEDEPDEALSSEMDIAEDEVEQEIEVDTSAQESSTALAAATIAGVAALGGPALWDRKAAASPLIDLLNKIPTAILVSANSEILFASRKALRALGYESAAALEEAGGMEGLFAGRPGDWLTKTDGRTTLRGADHVHRSVLACISSINWGERPAAMLTFEAAPDTPPGMGVSEEDEKIAELEAILDTATDGVVVLDETGHILRMNHSAEALFEVDRHEIAGNSFLDLIMEESHKDVLDYLNRLKSHGFASLLNDGRDIIGRVRTGGMIPLFMTMGRVAIPGTNRFCAVLRDVTDWKRTEETMLTEKLKAESASKQKSEFLTRVSHEIRTPLNAILGFSEVMMEEQFGPIGSERYKDYLKDISISGNHIMALLNDIMDLSKVESGKLDLNFEATQLNRLVAESVGIMQPQANREQIIFRTSLASDLPDIAGDDRSLRQVVLNLLSNALKFTPAGGQVIVSTLQEESGDVVLRIRDTGIGMSEDDIQSALEPFRQLATSRKDDGIGLGLPLTKALVEANRGRMRLSSKEKHGTLVEVTFPKKRVIEAEAKTEEAETLV from the coding sequence ATGTCCATTTCCCAGCCTTCCTCTCTGGCTATGCCGTTCCTGACGCTGACCGCTCACCCGGCCATCGGAGCGGTGCTGCTCGACTCGCGCCCTGCGTGGGTGTGGAACGGCGAAGGCAACCGGATTCTCTGGTCCAACCGTGCGGGCCTCGATTTCTTCGAGGTCAGGAGCATGCACGCCCTGCTTGATCGGCAGTTTGGCGATGTGCATCCGGCCCGTCGCCATCTGGCTCGGCTGGCCCGCAACGCGCAGGCAGATGCCCCCATTCTCGACCGCCTGCGGTTTTTCCTTGGTGACACGACCGTCACCACCTCCTGTCTTTGCAAGAAGCTCAGGGTAGAGGGCGAGACCGTTCTTCTGGTCATTGCGACGGAGGCCAACCGGCGTGAAGAACCCCATGAAGAGCGGGCGAAAAGCCTAGTGACGGCACTCGCGGCCGACGGCGCCATCGCAGCGGCCTTTGTCAATCCGGATGGCCATCCATGGGCCTCTGCAGGCGAAGAGACCGAGGGTCTCAGCGCCTATTGGCAGGCTCTCTTTCGTGATCAGGGCCGGCTTCATGTGATGATCGCCGAGTCCAACACGCCCCTGCGACTGGCCGCCTGCACCATTGTTGCCGAGGATGCGCAAGGGGACCATGAAGCCAGAGACCGGGGCTATAAGGGCGAACAGCCCCAGCCTTTGGCAGCGCTCGTCAGGATCGGAGAACAGCAGGACCGGCACTATCTCGTCCTGTTGCATCGACCCGACACGCTTGATGAACAGATGGCAGAGAATCTGCACCTGTTGACGTCCGAGCTTGGTGGTGACGACGACGCAGGCGGCGAGCCTGAGGGGCTTTCTGACAGGGAAGCGGTGAGCCTGTTCCCGGATATTTTCCATGCGGATGCACGGACACCTCACGCGGATGAGCCGGACCTGCAGCACGACAGCGACATGCACCCCTTCCTGTCAGACTCTCCAACTAAGAGCTTCCCCGGATCGGAGAATGTCAAGCCCGGCGTATCCTCCGTGCCCTCGTCCGAAGACCGGTCTCAGTCGTCCTCGGGCAATGTAACCAATGTCGTTTCGCTCGCACCGGAGGCGCCCAAGCCATCCGAAGAGTCGCACGCCTTTGACCGCAATGGTGGTCCCTATCACTTTATCTGGGAGAGCGACGAAGTCGGGCGGTTTTCTCTCGTCTCGGACGATCTTGCCAAAGCCGTCGGAGCAGGTCACGCAGATATCGTCGGCAAGGATTGGCCGGAAATTTCGGGCTGGCTCAACATGGACCCAGACCAGAAGATCGCCCACGCCTTCGAATCAAGAGACACCTGGGCTGGCGTTACCGTTCACTGGCCTGTCGAGGGTCACCCGTTGCTTGTTCCTGTCGAACTGACAGGACTGCCCGTTTTCGGGCGCTATCACGGTTTTCAGGGCTTCCGAGGATTCGGCATTTGTCATGTGGATCAGGCTCTTTCGGGCGAGTTCGATGAAGAAATCGGTAAAAATACTGTAAATGAACGCCTTGAGAACACTGGAACGCCACAGTTTGCCGTTACACATGAGCTTTTGTCGGATGATCTGCTTCAAGCAGCCCGTGCCGCTGTGGCAACGACCGAAGCAGTAATCTCTCCTGCACAAGGCAATGGCCTCGAGGACAACGAGGACCATCGTGCCGAGGACGAGGGGACACCCGTGTCGGAAGATCGAAAGGATCCACTGGAAGAAACAGCGAAAGCAGATGATACGGCGTTCGATGCAGAGACCGGAGACACCGATCATCCGGCTGCCAAACGTCTGTCCCTGCCGCGCAATCCCTATGATCTCGTCACGTCCCTGCTGCAGCCACCCGAGCCGGACAGCGAAGAGGAACAGCTTCAGGCACCCGATCCTGGACAGGATGATGCGAGCGAGGTCGTTTCCAAGGATGAACCCCTTGCCCTGAGCATCGGGGAGCGCAGCGCCTTTGATTCCATCGCGGCAGTTCTCAAGAACAATGCCCGTCCGCGTCTTGATGACAGCGACGACATGGACGACGATTACGAGGAACTCGAGACATTCGATGACCTCGGCGAGGATTATGAAGACGAGTTCGAGCCCGACGACACCCTGACTGCGGTCACCGCCCTGTCAGAGGAGGCAGCCAGTCTCATGCAGGAACCGGATGCATACGTCGAGCCTGCCCAAACTACGGAGCCGGATGGTGCGGTTGAGATTGAGACAGCACAACAGCCAGATCATATCCACGAGGCTGAAAGCGTTGTCGAAACGGTGCCACAGCCACCTGTTCACGACGACAGCATACTGCCGACCTCCAGCAAGCAGGAAACGCGCCGCGATTCCGTCTTGCGATCAGCAGCCAGTGCGGCTTTCCGCGAAATCATGGCACTTGATCCCACGTTCAAGAGCCTCAGGGAACGCACCGCTAGCAGGCATGAGCCGGAACCGGACACACATTCCGAGCCTGAAACCGCGGCGGTGATCGATGAACAGCCCGAGGGTGATATGGCAGCGCCTCTGCTTGACGCGCCCGTTGAGTCAGAGACTCGCGATGATCTCGAGACCGAGTTCGACGCCGCGCAAGTGCAAGCTGATCTGGATGAGGGTACGAAAGAGCTGCAGGACGAGGTGAGCCTTACCGAACCTGACGCTGAGCTGATCGAGCCCGAGGGGATCGAAGAGCCTGTCGAAGAGACTCCGGCTGATCAGGAGACCTTTGCAGACGAGCCGAAGGAAGACGAACCCGACGAAGCGTTGTCCAGCGAAATGGACATCGCTGAGGATGAAGTCGAGCAAGAGATCGAGGTTGATACGTCCGCGCAGGAAAGCTCGACGGCACTTGCTGCGGCGACCATTGCAGGCGTTGCTGCCCTTGGTGGCCCTGCCCTCTGGGATCGCAAGGCTGCGGCCTCGCCGCTCATCGACCTTCTGAACAAGATCCCGACCGCCATTCTCGTCTCGGCCAACTCCGAGATTCTGTTTGCCTCACGCAAGGCTCTGCGCGCGCTTGGTTACGAGTCCGCTGCGGCCCTTGAAGAAGCTGGCGGCATGGAAGGCCTGTTTGCGGGCCGCCCCGGCGACTGGCTGACCAAGACCGATGGCCGCACGACCTTGCGCGGCGCCGATCACGTGCACCGTTCGGTGCTGGCGTGCATCTCCTCGATCAACTGGGGAGAGCGACCTGCCGCGATGCTGACCTTTGAGGCGGCTCCCGACACGCCGCCGGGCATGGGCGTCTCAGAGGAAGACGAGAAGATCGCTGAGTTGGAAGCTATTCTCGACACTGCCACCGATGGGGTCGTGGTGCTTGATGAGACGGGCCACATCCTCAGGATGAACCACTCGGCAGAAGCCTTGTTCGAAGTGGATCGCCATGAGATTGCTGGCAACAGCTTCCTCGACCTGATCATGGAAGAGAGCCACAAGGATGTGCTCGACTATCTCAATCGTCTGAAATCCCATGGCTTCGCTAGTCTGCTCAACGACGGTCGGGACATCATCGGCCGCGTGCGCACCGGCGGCATGATCCCGCTGTTCATGACCATGGGGCGGGTTGCCATTCCGGGCACGAACCGCTTCTGCGCCGTACTGCGCGACGTGACGGACTGGAAGCGCACCGAAGAAACGATGCTCACCGAGAAGCTGAAGGCCGAGTCCGCCAGCAAACAGAAGTCGGAATTCCTGACCCGAGTGAGCCACGAGATCCGGACGCCGCTGAATGCAATTCTGGGCTTTTCCGAAGTGATGATGGAGGAGCAATTTGGCCCGATCGGCTCGGAGCGCTACAAGGATTATCTCAAGGATATCAGCATTTCGGGCAATCACATCATGGCGTTGCTCAACGACATCATGGATCTCTCCAAGGTGGAATCGGGCAAGCTTGATCTCAATTTCGAGGCGACGCAACTCAACCGGCTGGTCGCGGAGAGTGTCGGCATCATGCAGCCGCAGGCAAACCGTGAGCAGATCATTTTCCGCACGTCTCTTGCCTCTGACCTTCCGGATATCGCCGGAGATGATCGCTCCCTGCGTCAGGTGGTGCTGAACCTTCTCTCCAACGCGCTGAAGTTCACCCCGGCGGGCGGACAGGTGATTGTCTCGACCTTGCAGGAAGAGAGCGGCGACGTCGTGCTGCGCATCCGCGACACCGGCATCGGCATGAGCGAAGATGACATCCAGTCGGCGCTAGAGCCTTTCCGTCAACTCGCCACCAGTCGCAAGGACGACGGCATCGGCCTTGGCCTTCCGCTGACGAAGGCACTGGTTGAGGCCAATCGCGGACGCATGCGCCTCAGCAGCAAGGAAAAGCACGGCACCCTTGTCGAAGTGACCTTCCCGAAGAAGCGGGTCATCGAGGCAGAGGCCAAAACGGAAGAAGCCGAAACGCTGGTGTGA
- a CDS encoding phasin has product MMKAPEGFEIPTQVREMAEKGVEQARKAYDEFLAAANDAATKVEGSAETMRNGAADLNKKAISAAEESMNASFDLATNLVKAKDLQEVLELQTKYVQSQMQRFGEVAREMGEAATKAAVDATKKD; this is encoded by the coding sequence ATGATGAAGGCCCCCGAAGGATTTGAAATTCCGACCCAGGTTCGTGAAATGGCAGAAAAAGGCGTCGAGCAGGCGCGCAAGGCTTATGACGAGTTTCTTGCTGCTGCCAACGATGCCGCCACCAAGGTGGAAGGTTCCGCCGAAACCATGCGCAATGGCGCTGCTGACTTGAACAAGAAAGCAATTTCCGCAGCCGAGGAAAGCATGAATGCTTCCTTCGACCTCGCCACCAATCTGGTGAAGGCGAAAGACCTGCAGGAAGTGCTCGAACTCCAGACCAAATATGTTCAGTCCCAGATGCAGCGCTTTGGCGAAGTCGCCCGCGAAATGGGCGAAGCGGCAACCAAGGCTGCCGTCGACGCAACCAAGAAAGACTGA
- a CDS encoding flagellar basal body rod C-terminal domain-containing protein — protein sequence MRDETLPSYQASLDELATTMMDALNAVVTDLITGTSAADLAVSSTYTDDPSLLLGTSDEEETAYAILDVLQGDLTFDAAGGLGSGDRTLSEYASELLSFVVSDYTSAESHLALAETELESISDTMSSLYGVNVDEETERLAELQQLYSLASTLISVVQEMFEQLLASVD from the coding sequence TTGCGCGACGAGACCCTGCCCTCCTATCAGGCCTCTCTGGACGAACTGGCGACCACAATGATGGACGCGCTCAATGCGGTCGTCACAGATCTGATTACCGGGACATCTGCGGCAGATCTGGCCGTCTCGAGCACCTACACCGATGATCCGTCCCTGCTGCTTGGCACAAGCGACGAGGAAGAAACAGCCTATGCCATTCTGGATGTCCTGCAGGGTGATCTGACGTTCGATGCGGCTGGCGGGCTTGGTTCCGGCGACCGCACGTTATCAGAATATGCCAGTGAGCTGCTGTCCTTCGTCGTCAGCGACTACACGTCTGCGGAAAGCCATCTCGCACTTGCTGAAACGGAGCTTGAATCGATCTCGGATACAATGAGCTCTCTTTACGGCGTCAACGTTGACGAGGAAACAGAGCGGCTTGCGGAGTTGCAGCAACTCTACTCGCTTGCATCAACTCTGATCAGTGTTGTGCAGGAAATGTTCGAACAATTGTTGGCGTCTGTTGACTAG